A stretch of Lactuca sativa cultivar Salinas chromosome 6, Lsat_Salinas_v11, whole genome shotgun sequence DNA encodes these proteins:
- the LOC111903353 gene encoding receptor-like protein 6: MHPCVFIIFSLLLLCPETTSANQLAAVGGGDDDNGAVNRCFKKEKDGLLHFKGLLQDPYDCLSTWTVEQDNCCEWSRVTCNNQTGGHVTELEVVSCGLVGEIRHALVNLTYLNYLDLFGNSFHGTIPTIISSLTQLGVLDLSFNSLYGTIPLEFGNLTNLEWLFLSNFGRCRVENLEWLSNLSHLEELHMDGISLAKTNHWVDVILSLPKLSVLSLSGCELSQVMYPYSSSFLNSSYSSSIEYLSLGNNSLTSSMYRWLFPLTSNSLIYLDLSGNMLDGIPKYLGNLSSLGWLFFHSNSAAVKFPDFLKNLSGCTSRLSASGSQFTGSLPDSTVLAPAFALHLLSNIPSASSSLSPPNLTS, encoded by the coding sequence CAGTGGGAGGAGGAGATGATGATAATGGTGCTGTGAACAGGTGTTTTAAGAAGGAGAAAGATGGTCTCCTTCATTTCAAAGGTCTCCTTCAAGACCCTTATGATTGCCTCTCTACGTGGACAGTTGAACAAGACAACTGCTGTGAATGGAGTAGAGTGACGTGCAACAACCAAACAGGTGGTCATGTCACAGAGCTTGAAGTTGTGTCCTGTGGTCTTGTAGGTGAGATTCGCCATGCATTGGTTAACTTAACCTACTTGAATTATCTTGATCTTTTCGGAAATTCTTTTCATGGAACCATTCCCACGATCATTAGTTCCTTGACTCAATTAGGGGTCCTTGACCTTTCTTTTAATTCTCTTTATGGAACCATTCCTCTAGAGTTCGGAAACCTCACCAACTTGGAATGGCTTTTCCTTTCAAATTTTGGAAGGTGTAGAGTTGAGAACCTCGAGTGGTTGTCTAATCTATCTCATTTGGAGGAACTTCACATGGATGGGATTTCACTAGCCAAAACAAATCATTGGGTAGATGTTATTCTGAGTCTCCCAAAACTCTCTGTTTTAAGTTTATCAGGATGTGAGCTGTCACAGGTCATGTATCCATATTCTTCTTCATTTCTCAactcttcttattcctcatctatTGAATACCTTTCTCTCGGAAACAACAGTCTCACCTCATCCATGTATCGTTGGTTGTTCCCATTAACCAGCAATAGCCTTATATATCTTGATCTCTCTGGCAACATGTTAGATGGGATACCCAAATATCTTGGTAACCTCTCTAGTTTGGGATGGTTGTTCTTTCATAGCAACTCTGCTGCTGTCAAATTTCCTGATTTTCTCAAAAACTTGTCTGGATGCACATCGCGGTTGTCTGCTTCAGGAAGCCAATTTACAGGGTCATTGCCTGATTCCACAGTTCTTGCtccagcttttgcacttcacctctTGAGCAATATTCCTTCAGCATCATCTTCTTTAAGTCCTCCCAACTTAACGAGTTAG